Sequence from the Sporohalobacter salinus genome:
AATAAATAAAATAACACTTATTCCAGTAATAATTTCAGTACTAATTTTTTGTTTAATTAAAAAAAACAAAAGAAGAGGATACAGCATTTGAATAGAAATAAACAAACCAAAAATTATAGCAGAAATTAATCTATTAAATCTAAATTTTTTGTTACTTGCTCTTATAATTTTTTCTCCTTTACCTAATAAAATATAGCTTGTTAAACTAATTAAACAAAAAAACATGAATGTCATTGAAATAATTATTTTTAATTTTAAATACACTTTTCAAATCCTCTCTTAATTTTTTTATTATACAGTAAAGATCATAATTATTAGTCACTTATTTTATTTAAAATCAACCACATAATCAGACCAAAGATAGTTCCACCAACTGAAAAAATGCTAATAGTTATAATAAAAGAAAATATAATACCAGGAAAAGAAATTTGGTTGTAATTAAATATAGTTTCAGCTATAAATACAAAAATCCCAGTGGGAACTCCCCAACTTAAAATCCCGTATTTGAAAATATAATATAAAATACCTTTTTCTTTTAATTTACTCCATGTTTCTTCTTGATAATTAACTTTTTGTTCCTTTGAATAATGTTCTAAATATATAAACTTATTTTTAGAAAAAAGATAAAATAAAGCTAACCATTTTTTCCAACCTACTAATTTACTACCACAAATTAATTTTTTCTTTTCTCCTGGTTCTAAATTTAAAGTTATTTTTTGACTCTTACACCAATCAATTTTTGCTAAAACAGTATGCTTTCCTGAAGATACTTTAATTATTTTTTCTGACCCATTAGATATTTTAGTTTTTAACTTATCATCAATATAAATTTCAGCTTTTCTTCCACTATTAACAGATTGTGAAGTGCGAATTAATTTAATTTTAGCTTGCTCCAAAACAAACACCTCTTTTTAAATATGTCGTCTAATATTTCTAGGCCTCAAAATGTTCATTCAGCCCCTAATTACTTAAATAGCAACTACTATCTAAATCTACGCTCTAATATTATAGTTAAATACTTATATCATTAATCCTTTAATATCTTCCTAGTTTTAATTTTTCTTCAATCATACTTAATCTATTCCTAATATGATTAATAATTCCATTTGGTTATAAAAGAATATGTTGACTAAAATCCTAACCTCTAAATAAGATTCTACCTACTTACGTAAGTCTTTATATCAAGCTACTACTGCTACAATTAGAAAAATAACAAAAAAATTATTATATTTTATATAATAAATTGACCAGGGGTATCATCCCCTGGTATTGACTTTGGAATTTAGGACATCATATCTCTAGTTATTCGACCTATAGCAAAAGCTCCCATTGTTAATAGAGCTATTTTCCCGTAATACATCATTGGCTTTGACGATAAGAATCTCATATCCTGCCTTCTTTTTTTGTTTATTAGGTCCAAGTATTTTCCTCCTTTCCAAAGTCATTTATTATTGTTTATTTGGTATCAAATTTTATTCAGGTAAAAATAACTAGTTTATAATTTTTAGAAAAAGATATAATATTTTAATTGAATAAAAAATCTGATAAAATATATACAAATAAGTGAAAGGAGTTGAGTGCAGTGATAGCCGGTAAAACTATAAATCAATGGCAGGAAAAGTATCCACTACTAAAAGATATAATTAATAAACAAGAAGTATTTTGGGTTAATCCTAATAGAAAGAAAATTAATAAAGTTAAAGATAAGTTACCATTAGATTTAGAAGATGTAAAAGAAACTGAAAAAAGACTTAAAAGATTTGCTCCTTTTATTGCTGAAAAATTTCCAGAAACAGCTCCAAATGAGGGAATCATTGAATCAAATTTAGAAAATATTAATAGCTTTAAATCAGTTTTAGAAAATATTTATTCAACTAACATAACGGGAGATCTTTTTTTGAAATGTGATCATCAACTACCTATTGCCGGTTCCATAAAAGCTCGTGGAGGTATATACGAAGTTTTAAAGCATGCAGAAAATCTAGCAATAAAAGAAGGTTTACTTACTAAAAATGACGATTATAGTGTTTTAGCTAAAGATAAATTCAAAAACTTTTTTTCTCAATACTCTCTTGCAGTAGGATCAACTGGTAATTTAGGTTTGAGTATTGGAATTAGCGGTTCTGCATTGGGATTTAGAACAACAGTACATATGTCACATGATGCTAAAGAGTGGAAAAAAGAATTACTTAAAGATCATGGAGTTATCGTAAAAGAATATGAATCAGATTTTAGTCAAGCAGTAAAAGAAGGTAGAAGTGAATCAAAAAAGGATCCTAAATCATATTTTATAGATGATGAAAAATCTAAAGATTTATTTTTAGGTTATGCTGTTGCTGGTCTTAGATTAAAAAAGCAATTTATAAATAAAAATATAACTGTTGATGAAGATAACCCACTTTTTGTATATCTTCCCTGTGGAGTTGGAGGGAGTCCCGGAGGAATCTGTTTTGGACTACGATTAGTATTTGGAGATAATGTTCATTGCTTTTTTGCAGAACCTACTCATTCTCCCGCAGTATTATTAGGTATGTTAACTGGAAAACATGAGAAAATATCTGTTCAAGATTTTGGCATTGATAACATAACTGCCGCTGATGGATTAGCAGTAGGAACGCCTTCTTCTCTTGTTGGAAGGATGATGGAAAATTTGCTTTCCGGAATTTATACAACAGAGGATGATATTTTATTTTATCTATTATCTTCCTTAAAAGATAATGAAGGCTTTGAACTTGAGCCTTCTGCATTGGCTGGCTTTCCAGGAATAGCCAAGCTTTTTAGAGAAAAAAATGCAAAAAAATATTTAATGGAACATAACTTTAATAACAATAACGAAAATTCAACTCATATTGTTTGGGCAACAGGTGGTAGTATGGTGCCTGATGAAATTAAAAGAAATTACTATAGAAGAGGTAAGGAAATACAGAAAAATATCTAAAATTAATCTAAACAACTATACAAACTGTTAAGTGAAAGGAATGATCTCTATGATAGCAAAACATATTAAAAATCAATCAGAACTTGAAATCTGTTTTGATATAAGAAAAAAAGTTTTTGTTGAAGAACAAGGTGTTCCATTAGAAGATGAATTTGATAAATATGAAAATACAGCTGAACATATACTTGGGTATTATAATGATAAACCTGTTGGTACTGGAAGAATGAGAATTGTCGATGGAATAGCAAAATTAGAAAGAATCTGTATTTTAGCTTCTTATCGAAAATATGGTCTTGGAAAGATTCTTGTCCAAAAACTTGAAAAAATTGCCAAAGAAAAAGATATTGTAAAATCAAAACTCCACGGACAAACACACGCACAGCAATTTTATGAGAAATTAGGTTATCATAAAGCATCACAAGTATTTATGGAAGATGGCATTCCACACCTTTTAATGGTAAAAAACTTATCCTAAAGATACTTAAAATCGATTTTTTCTCAAAATCCTATAGAAAATCAAAACCAACTACCATTTAAAAATAGTTGGTTTTATTAAATCTAGAATTTATAATTTAATTCGATATCAAAAGAGATAACTTCTTGTTCATTTTCGTAATAAATATTATTATTTCTGTGTCCTGTCTCATCTCCTGAAGTTGAAGGATCATCATAAAGTATATTTATTATTATTTTCATTAATTGCTTTCCAATCAAATCTAAATTTTAAATCAAAAATTTCACTATCTATATCAACATCTCCTATACTATAGACATCTTTAGAACCTCCACCAGTCCAATCACTATCTTCAAATCCACTCACATCATCATCATTAGCTATTGTTTTACCAAATTCAAAAGAAAATCCACCTACATTTAGAAAATCATTTTTCCAGTTGTTTTCATATTTCAATAATGCTAAAGTACTATCAACAGGAAAAATCAATTCACTCTTCCATATATATCTAGAAATAGAATACTAAGTTTCTCCGTCTAATTGCTGCAAACCAACACTAAAATTATTACTTAACTTCACCTAAATCATCTGTCGAAGCAGCACTAGCTCCTAAACTCGTTACTAAAATTGTTGTTAAAACCATCATTAATACTGCCGTTTTCTTAACATTCATTGTCCCCCCCTTTTTTTTATCTTTCCAATATATTAATATATATGTCCAGCCTCACAACGTCTCTGCTAACGCTTCCTAATCCATAATTAAAACTGAAGCCTTATGTAGTCCACCTTACCTTCATTTATACTTATAGCTTAAATGTCGTTAATCTGCTGTTATATGGTGTGTCTGTTTATCTTTATTATTTTGAGTACTCTCAAGAAGATTATTATTTTGGTTATAATCTAAATTTAAAAATAATACAACTGTTACTATAATAAAATAAGAGCTTAAAGCTTTTATAGATGAGTTAAGTATCATGTTTGATATTATATTATTTGGCAAAAACAAACCTAAAACAGCAGTTATTTTGCTAAATATCACACTTAATATAGCAACAACTAAAATCACTCCAAATATACTCCACCATCTTCCTTTAACAAGTGACTTACTATATTTTAAAGCTTCCCTACCTTTCAAGCCTCTTAAAGCTACTATTGGTATAATGAAACAATAATAGATCATCCATATAACGCCTGGTATTATTAATAATAATGACCATAAAAGTATAACAGCAAGAGATAAGATACTCGTCCATATAAGACTCCCAAGTCTACTAAAGATTTTACTAAATATCTAAGTTAACTTAATTTGTTTTTTATCTAACTCTCGTTCAGCAATTACTGAAATCCCCATAGTAATTATAAGTCTTACTAAAAAACCAAATATTACTATAAGTCCCATACCTATTTTAACTTTTGGATCTTCGATGCTTATTCCTTTTAAAAAATTTAAAATTAGATTACTAATTAAACTAAGAAAAAAATATATCAAAAAAGTAAACTTAAAAATAGTTTTAAACCTATTTGTATATATTCTCCAACTACTAGATAGAAGCTCCGATAATCCACATTCTCATTTACTTATTTCTTCATAATAATTCATTTTTATAATCCTCCCTCTTTAAACCGTACGTATAGTTCTCCAACATATGAGTTTCCTATTAATTTTGTTTTTCAGATAGGTTTAACTTTTTTAATAACACTATAATCAATAATAAAGAAACTAAAATTATCACTCCATTAAAAATATACTTTAACTTAATTTCAGAATCTTTTTTAGACAATTTAGTAACTTTTTTTGTCTGCTTATGAATTTTACCTAAAGTTGCCCTACCTTGTTCAGATTGGCCAATATACTGTTGATATGATTGAAGATCATAATTTGGTTTATCAGCGTGTTTAAATCCAAAATAAATTTGATAAGGTGCCTTCCCTGCAGATTCAAAAATTAATTTATGTCGATAATATTTAACTATTATATCCTCTAGAGCTAAAGGGCGGTCATCATTATCTATAATTTTTATATATAGTTTAGAATCAGAAACTGGAGATCGCCCAAAATCAATAGTTTGATCATTAATTTCAAATTCCTTAAACTGTAAATTATAAACTTTCCCTTGTTTAATTGAATGTTTAATATTATCCTGTTTCCGATACACTAAATAACGCCGCTTATAATTCTCAGCAGTACATAGTTTGATTTCTTTAATTTTTAATCGATTAATATTATCTAATTTAATGATTGTATATTCATCTTTAGGAACTATTTTATAATCAATTTTTTCTTGAGCAGTAAAATTAAGTTTTTCTTTGTTTTGAATTGTATATAATAATTTTAAATCTTTGATCTTAATCTGTTCTACGTTATCCTTCACCTTAATTCGATAATAATGATATTTCTGCACTTGCTTTAAATTTATTACTTCCTTAGCTAAACCATCAACTTTATAAATTTTATCCTTAGTGATTTTTTCCCATTTTTCTCCTCCATAACTTCCAAATAAAACAATTTTTTTAAGATAATTTTGAGTTGGGATAGTTAATACTATTTTATCCCCCACTATATCTTTATTTTTCGCTAAAGGGTTAACTTTAAAATCAAAATAACTATCTTCTTTTTTTTGAAATGAAAATATCTGCTGAGCATTATAACTAATTTCTTTTTTCTTAGTTACTCCATAACCTTGCTTAATATAGTAAGGAACAAATTGATCCTGTTGATTTACAATTCTAATATCAGCAAAATCCTCCCTAGCATAACGATAAATATCTTGGTCTAGAAAAAAAGCCTGATATTTTTGCTCTCCTTGCCAATTAATTTTCTTATAATAGCTCCAATTATCAAACTTTTCAGCTTTTACTATCCCTCCCATTACTCCTAGCAAAACAATTATTAATAAAATACCACCTTTAAATCTGGTCTTGTACATTATAATCCTCCATAAACTCTTTCATTTTTTGGTAGATAAATGAAATAGCCAATAATATTAATCCAAAGATAAAATAAGCTATAATCTTCCCTCCAGTTCCTAAAAAAGATAAATCATATAAAAATAGCTTTCCTGTAGCAAATAGTGACATTCCTAATCCTAATCTTCTTTGATACATAAATTTGTGCTTAAAACCATATATGATAAAGGCTATAGCTAAAATCAAATAAATACTACTAAATAATAAATTATTTCCTCCTAAATCAAATTGTACAATTAAAAAAGAAGTTATAACCCCTAACAAGTAAATACTCAATGCTACTGGGAACCACTCAAAAGCATACCTCTCTTTTTTAAACAATAAAACTAATAAATCTTTTATATTAAAAAAGACAAATAAATTATAAACTATTAATACTAACAAAGAAAACCATTTCAAGGCTTGACTTTGAGGTTGAAGAAAAACTGGTAGTGCTACATTAATTCCTAAACAAATTATATCTCCTAATAAATATAAAAAGATACTAAAGTATTTAACAACTTCATCATAAATTATTTTAAGCTTACTAATCAGATAAGCAAATCCTATAGAAATCAAGGCTATGACTAACAAATAATAAAAAGAAGAATTAGCAGTAATAGAAATTAAGTTATCATAAACCTTATCTCCTAAATACAATAAATAAATCCAAGCATTAGCAACTACAAAATATTTATAGTTATTAATCCAGCGGCCTTGTTTACTATAAATAGAAATTTTTTCTTCCTTAATATCAACTAAATAATGAGCTAACAAAATAATTTGACCTATGATTACAGCGAAATATTTACTATCAAAATAATATCCCTTTCCTGCTAGAGCTTGTGGTAGGTCAATTAACCCAAATACAACTATACAAAAAACAAATATAACTAAACCACCTAATTCTAATTTTTTCAACTGATTTCTATGCCCATATACTGCTAAAATCAATCCTTCGACTAACCAACCAATTGTTAGCCACTGAATACCAAATTGAAACGGAATCATCAATACAGCAAAGGTTAAAGAAGTCCCATAAAACAAAAATAATGTATGCTTTTCCATAGTCATTTTCTGCTGCACAAACTGACCTAAAGCTAAATAAACCAAACAAAAGATTAAAGCAACTAAACCAATTAACATATCTAACCCAGCTTTAATCAGCAAATTATATAATAAAACACCATTTACCATAGTATTTATTCCTAACAATGCTACATCTAATGTTTTAAGACTCATTTTATATTTAAATGGATAAGCTAAAATTATAGTTAAATAAATTATAAACATCAACAAAGCATAAATAATCCCCAAGAATTCATTTTCCACAGCCAAAACTAAAAAAACTAAAGCAGGTAAATTAGTAAAGAAACTAATATAATTTAATAAAATCCAACGTTTTTTAAATGACATAATCAAAACTGCTATCGTTAAAACTAACAAATAAACCATAGCTACACCCAAACCAGATTGCAACTGAAACCAATGGTAATAAGCAGCATAAGTTATAAAAGTTAAATAACCACCAAATAAACCTAAACAACAGACAGTCCGTGAATCATAACGCAAAGCAGAAATAATAGTAGCAAAAGTAACTAACATCATTACTACAAAAGCTACTACTAAATCCATTATTCCTAATAAAAAATAACTGTAAAAAATTGAAGCATATAAAATAGAAATACCTCCGCCCAATAAACCTAAAGCAAAAACTTCTTTCTTTTGACGATAAAACCATTCACCCCCAGCAATAAATCCTCCACCTAATAAGAAAAAGGCAATCCCTTTCATGTAATCATTAAACCAGCTACTTACCCAATGAGAATAAGAATATTTAAACCCTGCTATTACACCAAATAAAATTAATAAAACTCCTAGTTTGTTGACCCAATTTAATCCAATCTTCATCTCAATTTGATTTTGTTCCATTCTTTTTTGCATCGTTTCTTGGTCTACTTCTTCATTTTCGAGCTCCTGCATCCTAGTTTGAACTTCTTGTT
This genomic interval carries:
- a CDS encoding DUF3999 family protein; translation: MYKTRFKGGILLIIVLLGVMGGIVKAEKFDNWSYYKKINWQGEQKYQAFFLDQDIYRYAREDFADIRIVNQQDQFVPYYIKQGYGVTKKKEISYNAQQIFSFQKKEDSYFDFKVNPLAKNKDIVGDKIVLTIPTQNYLKKIVLFGSYGGEKWEKITKDKIYKVDGLAKEVINLKQVQKYHYYRIKVKDNVEQIKIKDLKLLYTIQNKEKLNFTAQEKIDYKIVPKDEYTIIKLDNINRLKIKEIKLCTAENYKRRYLVYRKQDNIKHSIKQGKVYNLQFKEFEINDQTIDFGRSPVSDSKLYIKIIDNDDRPLALEDIIVKYYRHKLIFESAGKAPYQIYFGFKHADKPNYDLQSYQQYIGQSEQGRATLGKIHKQTKKVTKLSKKDSEIKLKYIFNGVIILVSLLLIIVLLKKLNLSEKQN
- a CDS encoding DUF2339 domain-containing protein, coding for MEIKDRLKEIKEKLDDFDQQQDQLLAEYEKLINEFENSNFIQENQVLKEELEQSQKLIGELEEEQQNVVAENQKLKSALQEQIVSEKLNILKISRKKLDTYFANQKDKFNNQLLALEEKAKEEINQAQVKCEQELIAKEEEYKERFAELYKELKEDIIDQKEKMLEKEKTIKQEVQTRMQELENEEVDQETMQKRMEQNQIEMKIGLNWVNKLGVLLILFGVIAGFKYSYSHWVSSWFNDYMKGIAFFLLGGGFIAGGEWFYRQKKEVFALGLLGGGISILYASIFYSYFLLGIMDLVVAFVVMMLVTFATIISALRYDSRTVCCLGLFGGYLTFITYAAYYHWFQLQSGLGVAMVYLLVLTIAVLIMSFKKRWILLNYISFFTNLPALVFLVLAVENEFLGIIYALLMFIIYLTIILAYPFKYKMSLKTLDVALLGINTMVNGVLLYNLLIKAGLDMLIGLVALIFCLVYLALGQFVQQKMTMEKHTLFLFYGTSLTFAVLMIPFQFGIQWLTIGWLVEGLILAVYGHRNQLKKLELGGLVIFVFCIVVFGLIDLPQALAGKGYYFDSKYFAVIIGQIILLAHYLVDIKEEKISIYSKQGRWINNYKYFVVANAWIYLLYLGDKVYDNLISITANSSFYYLLVIALISIGFAYLISKLKIIYDEVVKYFSIFLYLLGDIICLGINVALPVFLQPQSQALKWFSLLVLIVYNLFVFFNIKDLLVLLFKKERYAFEWFPVALSIYLLGVITSFLIVQFDLGGNNLLFSSIYLILAIAFIIYGFKHKFMYQRRLGLGMSLFATGKLFLYDLSFLGTGGKIIAYFIFGLILLAISFIYQKMKEFMEDYNVQDQI
- a CDS encoding D-serine ammonia-lyase, translated to MIAGKTINQWQEKYPLLKDIINKQEVFWVNPNRKKINKVKDKLPLDLEDVKETEKRLKRFAPFIAEKFPETAPNEGIIESNLENINSFKSVLENIYSTNITGDLFLKCDHQLPIAGSIKARGGIYEVLKHAENLAIKEGLLTKNDDYSVLAKDKFKNFFSQYSLAVGSTGNLGLSIGISGSALGFRTTVHMSHDAKEWKKELLKDHGVIVKEYESDFSQAVKEGRSESKKDPKSYFIDDEKSKDLFLGYAVAGLRLKKQFINKNITVDEDNPLFVYLPCGVGGSPGGICFGLRLVFGDNVHCFFAEPTHSPAVLLGMLTGKHEKISVQDFGIDNITAADGLAVGTPSSLVGRMMENLLSGIYTTEDDILFYLLSSLKDNEGFELEPSALAGFPGIAKLFREKNAKKYLMEHNFNNNNENSTHIVWATGGSMVPDEIKRNYYRRGKEIQKNI
- a CDS encoding GNAT family N-acetyltransferase, which codes for MIAKHIKNQSELEICFDIRKKVFVEEQGVPLEDEFDKYENTAEHILGYYNDKPVGTGRMRIVDGIAKLERICILASYRKYGLGKILVQKLEKIAKEKDIVKSKLHGQTHAQQFYEKLGYHKASQVFMEDGIPHLLMVKNLS